In Pedobacter sp. W3I1, one DNA window encodes the following:
- a CDS encoding two-component regulator propeller domain-containing protein: protein MIIKPRIKALLFAEKAILKLNFGRSFIAFLFGLIIFSAPKTLLAQTTYLPHYTSKNGLASNNCYYILQDKKGFIWIATDNGLSRFDGTNFQNFTIEDGLPDTQILQMKEDKEGRLWFFALNGQLSYLKEGKFYNQDNDELLKKLNFNTVIVSFLVDKSGRIWLGTNANLIVCWDGKTIKKYISPNPNDKFINAFIHEDEQGNIFSYSDLSVQQFNGKTFSMVNSKVQPLSYMTAANSRHRSLFYLDSGGLKQYRHGSINDLIPIPQNLIKNMSGYFYYDVATKEVWLSNANGAFALDKSGKTVQYLQDISVNQVIKDSNQNMWFATNQGIYMLPNTNNRLSIIDAESGLSSNVIKSITKDGKNRLWLGTDDAVIDVLTINNYQVDEIGLDDFKKYKTIKQITFDPKDQSIYFASDYGMGVFRNIYRGTNEVSYLKESNNSMFVIKHFSVGENNDHLALALSSGVVFLSDRRNKFEFNAAKYREKEDFFKDRSYHVFYDHEGSLWFSNINGLSQFSKGKLIKHYENHQLLTKRINDIKQLADGTLILATDGYGLIFYKNNQITRQITQKDGLTNNICTKIFVKNNEIWVLTNKGVNKIADYPKQPTVANFDYGKDLLSDDINSLFIDDSTAYFATNKGLILFKYNNKNIVKNLPKVYVTSIIKDNERLPVDQGNFTFETGNNTILFTFSAVDFTTSDITYRYRLNENSAWVETRTRRLDFSSLQSGDYVFEVSAKSQNGNWGESAKIAFTIKKHFWQSLWFLSILILLVAYIFYKVAVYITRKQKDKEQAQLLLRNKVLMLEQQALQAMMNPHFVFNVMNSIQHYINTQNTASANKVLTGFARLIRKNLEICTKSYISLEEELEYLNLYLKLEKNRFGDKLKYIFNIDEEIDKEETFIPSMLLQPYVENAIWHGIMPKETGGEILINIKLKDEFYLNIEIIDDGIGIDNSLKDKKETHISKGMQLTKERLHLLSQIGAKPIHLNVRQNTTNGTTVSISIPLK, encoded by the coding sequence GTGATCATTAAACCACGCATAAAAGCGCTTTTATTTGCTGAAAAAGCAATTCTGAAGTTAAACTTCGGCCGCTCTTTTATTGCTTTTTTATTCGGGCTCATTATATTTAGCGCTCCAAAAACCCTGCTTGCGCAAACCACCTATCTTCCACATTATACCTCTAAAAATGGTTTAGCCAGCAATAACTGTTATTACATTTTACAAGATAAAAAAGGTTTTATATGGATCGCCACCGATAATGGACTGAGCCGTTTTGATGGGACAAATTTTCAGAATTTCACCATCGAAGACGGACTTCCAGATACACAGATCCTTCAGATGAAAGAAGATAAAGAGGGACGGTTGTGGTTTTTTGCCCTAAACGGTCAGCTGAGCTACTTAAAAGAAGGAAAATTTTATAACCAGGATAACGATGAACTGCTTAAAAAGCTAAACTTTAATACGGTAATTGTTTCCTTTTTAGTAGATAAATCGGGGCGGATTTGGCTCGGCACAAACGCCAACCTGATTGTTTGCTGGGATGGAAAAACCATCAAAAAATACATTTCTCCAAATCCAAATGATAAGTTTATCAATGCCTTTATCCATGAGGATGAGCAAGGTAATATATTTTCTTACAGCGATTTAAGCGTTCAGCAGTTTAACGGGAAAACTTTTTCCATGGTCAATTCAAAAGTGCAGCCCCTTTCTTACATGACTGCTGCGAATAGCCGCCACAGATCTTTATTTTACCTGGACAGTGGGGGATTAAAACAATATAGACATGGAAGCATCAACGATCTCATCCCAATTCCTCAGAACCTGATCAAGAACATGTCGGGATATTTTTATTACGATGTTGCTACCAAAGAGGTTTGGTTATCGAATGCCAATGGAGCCTTCGCGCTCGATAAAAGCGGAAAAACAGTCCAATACCTTCAGGATATTTCGGTTAACCAGGTAATTAAGGATAGTAACCAGAACATGTGGTTTGCCACCAATCAGGGAATTTACATGCTTCCTAATACGAATAACCGATTATCGATTATCGATGCAGAATCTGGTCTGAGCAGCAATGTAATCAAAAGCATTACCAAAGATGGGAAAAACCGCCTCTGGCTGGGTACCGATGATGCTGTAATCGACGTGTTAACCATCAACAATTATCAGGTAGATGAAATAGGGTTAGACGATTTTAAGAAATACAAAACGATTAAACAGATTACTTTCGACCCAAAAGATCAGTCGATATATTTTGCCTCTGATTATGGAATGGGCGTTTTCAGAAACATTTATCGCGGTACCAACGAGGTAAGTTATTTAAAAGAATCTAACAACTCCATGTTTGTAATTAAACACTTCAGCGTGGGCGAAAATAACGACCATTTGGCTTTAGCTCTTTCATCAGGTGTAGTCTTTTTATCAGACAGGAGAAACAAATTTGAATTTAACGCAGCAAAGTATCGTGAAAAAGAAGATTTCTTTAAAGATCGGTCCTACCATGTTTTTTATGATCATGAAGGTAGTTTATGGTTCTCAAACATCAATGGATTATCTCAGTTTTCTAAAGGAAAACTAATTAAACATTACGAAAACCACCAGCTGTTAACCAAACGAATAAACGACATTAAACAGCTGGCTGATGGCACATTGATTTTAGCAACCGATGGCTATGGCTTAATTTTTTACAAAAATAATCAGATTACCAGGCAAATCACTCAAAAAGATGGCTTAACCAATAATATCTGTACTAAAATATTTGTAAAAAACAACGAAATATGGGTATTGACCAATAAGGGAGTTAACAAAATTGCAGATTATCCTAAGCAACCCACGGTGGCTAATTTCGACTATGGCAAAGATCTTTTAAGTGATGACATCAACAGTTTGTTCATTGATGACAGCACCGCTTATTTTGCAACAAACAAAGGCCTGATCTTATTTAAATACAACAATAAAAACATCGTTAAGAATCTTCCTAAGGTATACGTTACCTCTATTATTAAAGATAACGAGCGTTTGCCGGTTGATCAGGGCAATTTTACTTTTGAAACGGGTAACAATACCATTCTGTTTACCTTTAGCGCAGTCGATTTTACCACCAGCGATATTACCTATCGTTACCGTTTAAATGAAAATTCGGCCTGGGTAGAAACCCGCACCAGGCGGTTAGATTTTTCTTCGCTACAATCAGGCGATTATGTATTTGAAGTAAGTGCAAAAAGCCAGAACGGTAATTGGGGCGAATCGGCAAAAATCGCATTTACCATTAAAAAGCATTTTTGGCAAAGCCTGTGGTTTTTATCTATTTTAATATTGCTTGTAGCTTATATCTTTTACAAGGTAGCTGTTTACATTACCCGCAAGCAGAAAGATAAGGAGCAAGCACAATTGTTATTAAGGAACAAAGTACTCATGTTAGAGCAACAGGCTTTGCAGGCGATGATGAATCCACACTTTGTATTTAATGTGATGAACTCCATTCAGCATTATATCAATACACAAAATACGGCTTCAGCAAATAAGGTTTTAACGGGCTTTGCCAGATTGATCAGAAAGAACCTGGAGATCTGTACAAAAAGTTACATTTCTTTGGAAGAGGAACTGGAATATTTAAACCTTTATTTAAAACTGGAGAAAAACCGCTTTGGCGATAAATTAAAATATATTTTTAACATCGATGAAGAAATTGATAAAGAAGAAACCTTTATCCCATCTATGTTGTTGCAACCTTACGTAGAAAATGCAATATGGCATGGTATTATGCCAAAAGAAACCGGTGGTGAAATTCTGATCAACATTAAACTGAAGGATGAATTCTATCTTAACATCGAAATTATTGATGATGGGATTGGAATTGACAACTCTTTAAAGGATAAAAAGGAAACACACATTAGTAAAGGCATGCAGCTTACCAAAGAAAGATTGCACCTTTTAAGTCAGATTGGAGCAAAACCTATACACTTAAACGTAAGGCAAAACACCACAAATGGTACAACAGTATCCATTTCTATACCGTTAAAATAG
- a CDS encoding LytTR family DNA-binding domain-containing protein → MNKITVSKVLREFEELLPGDQFVRIHKSSIINLNHLKEYNSKNGLQVFLKNGESINISRRRASDFFEKIKLFTKTNSDH, encoded by the coding sequence ATGAATAAAATAACAGTTTCGAAAGTTTTACGGGAATTTGAAGAGCTTTTACCTGGGGATCAATTTGTACGGATCCATAAGTCGAGCATTATAAATCTTAACCATTTAAAAGAGTATAATTCAAAAAACGGACTTCAGGTTTTCTTAAAAAATGGTGAAAGTATTAATATTTCGCGAAGAAGAGCAAGCGATTTTTTTGAAAAAATAAAGCTATTTACAAAGACAAACAGTGATCATTAA
- a CDS encoding LytTR family DNA-binding domain-containing protein, producing MTILKAIIVDDEEFARSSLFFLLQQNCPQVEITGIARSVAEAKDILAHHPIDLIFLDIAMPGGNGFELIPDAQKHNAAVIFTTAYDQYALKAIKANALDYLLKPIDIDELKIAVDKVFQHIKRFKGQNENDERINNLASSLSSRSEIRKLTLPYGQGFKMIDIDDIIYIEADSNYSIVHLNNHE from the coding sequence ATGACCATATTAAAAGCCATTATTGTTGATGATGAGGAATTTGCACGCTCATCATTATTTTTTTTACTGCAACAGAACTGCCCGCAGGTAGAAATTACTGGTATTGCAAGGTCTGTAGCGGAAGCAAAAGATATTTTAGCGCATCACCCCATTGATCTGATTTTTCTGGATATAGCCATGCCTGGAGGTAATGGCTTTGAGCTTATTCCCGATGCACAAAAACACAATGCCGCCGTTATATTTACCACTGCTTATGATCAATATGCACTAAAAGCGATTAAGGCTAACGCACTCGATTATTTGTTAAAGCCTATTGATATTGATGAGCTTAAAATAGCTGTAGATAAGGTTTTTCAACACATTAAGCGCTTTAAAGGTCAAAATGAAAACGACGAAAGGATCAATAATCTGGCTTCCAGTTTAAGCTCACGATCAGAAATCAGAAAACTTACGCTCCCTTATGGCCAGGGTTTTAAAATGATTGATATTGATGATATTATTTACATTGAAGCCGATAGCAATTATTCTATTGTACACTTAAATAACCATGAATAA
- a CDS encoding ferritin-like domain-containing protein: MKNNELETKSELQDESLFSKTVGRRSFLQYAGAGAAGIALVAAGCKKDRGYDNPVMGGATLDFKDDFGVLNYAYALEQLEAAFYVKVASAPPASFTTAQKAYFQDIQFHEIAHREFFKAALGTAAIGSLEVDFSSIDFTSSAGVLGAAMAFEDLGVAAYNGAGPRIKNGTYLLLAGKIVSVEARHAAYVRDLISNGTFADLNSLSALGANNAGGLDAALTPDKVLAAAGKYIKTKINVINL, translated from the coding sequence ATGAAAAACAATGAACTAGAAACAAAAAGTGAACTTCAGGATGAAAGTTTATTTAGCAAAACTGTAGGCAGAAGATCTTTTCTTCAGTACGCAGGTGCAGGCGCTGCAGGTATTGCCTTAGTAGCTGCAGGTTGTAAAAAAGATCGCGGTTATGATAATCCTGTAATGGGAGGTGCAACGCTTGATTTTAAAGATGATTTCGGTGTATTAAATTATGCATATGCTTTAGAGCAATTAGAAGCTGCATTTTATGTTAAAGTTGCTTCAGCACCTCCTGCATCTTTCACTACAGCTCAAAAAGCATATTTCCAGGATATTCAGTTTCATGAAATTGCCCACAGAGAGTTTTTTAAAGCCGCTTTAGGCACCGCCGCAATTGGAAGTTTGGAGGTGGATTTTTCATCAATTGATTTTACCAGTTCTGCTGGTGTTTTAGGTGCGGCAATGGCTTTCGAAGACTTGGGTGTGGCGGCATACAATGGCGCCGGACCAAGAATTAAAAACGGTACTTATTTATTGTTAGCAGGTAAAATTGTTTCTGTTGAAGCCCGCCACGCAGCGTATGTTCGTGATCTGATCTCAAATGGAACATTTGCTGATTTGAACAGTCTTTCTGCTTTAGGTGCTAATAATGCTGGCGGTTTAGATGCAGCTTTAACACCAGATAAGGTTTTAGCTGCTGCCGGAAAATATATTAAAACCAAAATTAATGTTATCAATCTTTAA
- a CDS encoding ferritin-like domain-containing protein, whose translation MNIVNILEEIEKVDGEIYERLNPRRAAMKSFFNMGKKISLAAMPLALGSMFQKAYGQTALPAAVVDVLNFALSLEYLEYHFYNHCIVGKTPGSAVIDVTFNFPNAASQAAITTIRDHEKAHVDLLVGALGSSARAPIAYADTDFRAGGTFATVYSDYNTFLAVAQGFEDTGVRAYKGQAGNLLVSPGVLQTALQIHSVEARHASHIRQMRTAAGSTVYKPWVSLGASGQANDSGVPQVDAVYAGEDLTVQAGANIVGIGGNAGITKAIAVESFDEPLDKASVITIANLFLRDGKKLS comes from the coding sequence ATGAATATCGTAAATATATTAGAAGAAATTGAAAAAGTTGACGGAGAAATCTATGAAAGATTAAATCCAAGAAGAGCTGCAATGAAAAGCTTTTTCAACATGGGTAAAAAAATCTCTTTAGCCGCTATGCCACTGGCTTTAGGTTCAATGTTCCAAAAAGCATATGGACAAACTGCTTTACCAGCAGCGGTTGTTGATGTATTAAACTTTGCTTTATCACTAGAGTATTTAGAATACCATTTTTATAATCACTGTATCGTAGGAAAGACTCCGGGATCGGCAGTAATTGATGTTACTTTTAATTTTCCTAATGCAGCCAGCCAAGCAGCCATTACTACCATTCGCGATCATGAAAAAGCACACGTTGATTTATTAGTAGGCGCTTTAGGAAGTTCAGCACGTGCACCAATTGCTTATGCAGATACCGATTTTAGAGCAGGTGGAACATTTGCTACCGTATACTCTGATTATAATACCTTTCTAGCGGTAGCACAAGGCTTTGAAGATACTGGAGTGAGGGCATACAAGGGCCAGGCAGGGAATTTATTGGTTAGCCCAGGTGTATTACAAACCGCTTTGCAAATCCACTCAGTTGAAGCCCGTCACGCATCTCACATCCGCCAAATGCGTACAGCAGCTGGTAGTACAGTATATAAACCATGGGTTAGTCTTGGCGCTTCAGGTCAGGCAAATGATTCTGGAGTTCCTCAGGTAGATGCTGTTTATGCTGGCGAAGATTTAACTGTACAAGCTGGTGCAAACATAGTGGGTATTGGTGGTAATGCAGGTATTACCAAAGCTATAGCGGTAGAAAGTTTTGATGAGCCTTTAGATAAAGCCAGTGTAATTACCATTGCCAACTTATTTTTAAGGGACGGTAAAAAGCTTTCATAA
- a CDS encoding CofH family radical SAM protein: MNIADLLQRALHFDFLSLEEGVHLYHHADTASLMFVANELRKIQVPSGKVTWQIDRNVNTTNVCIANCKFCNFFRRPGHDESYITDIETYKVKIEETFRLGGDQLLLQGGHHPDLGLAFYADLFRKLKELYPDLKLHALGPPEIAHVAKLEGMTHTEVLKALKEAGMDSLPGAGAEILNDRVRRLISKGKCGGQEWLDVMRACHQLDITTSATMMFGHVETIEERFEHLVWIRQVQSEKPADANGFLAFIPWPFQDDGTLLKRLRGISNNVTADEYIRMIALSRIMLPNIKNIQASWLTVGKATAQLCLHAGANDFGSIMIEENVVSAAGAPHRFTANGIQQSIKAAGFEPQLRGQKYNYRDLPEHLEEQVITY; this comes from the coding sequence ATGAATATAGCCGATTTACTGCAACGGGCATTACATTTCGATTTTTTGAGCCTTGAAGAAGGTGTACATTTATATCATCATGCCGATACTGCATCTTTGATGTTTGTAGCAAATGAATTAAGGAAAATCCAGGTACCCAGTGGCAAAGTAACCTGGCAAATCGACCGTAATGTAAACACCACGAACGTTTGTATTGCCAACTGTAAATTCTGTAATTTCTTCCGCAGGCCTGGCCACGACGAAAGTTATATCACTGATATCGAAACTTATAAGGTAAAGATTGAAGAGACTTTTCGTTTAGGTGGAGATCAATTATTATTACAGGGTGGTCACCACCCCGATTTAGGTTTGGCATTTTATGCTGACTTATTCAGAAAACTGAAAGAATTATATCCAGATCTAAAATTGCATGCTTTAGGCCCGCCAGAAATTGCACACGTTGCAAAGCTCGAGGGGATGACACATACTGAGGTATTAAAAGCATTAAAAGAAGCAGGCATGGATTCGCTTCCGGGTGCAGGTGCCGAAATTTTAAACGACCGCGTGAGGCGTTTAATCTCGAAAGGTAAATGTGGCGGACAAGAATGGCTTGATGTAATGCGTGCATGCCATCAATTAGACATCACTACTTCGGCAACGATGATGTTTGGCCATGTGGAAACCATAGAAGAACGCTTTGAACATTTGGTATGGATCCGTCAGGTACAGAGCGAAAAACCTGCCGATGCCAACGGATTTTTAGCTTTTATTCCCTGGCCTTTCCAAGATGATGGCACTTTACTAAAAAGATTACGCGGAATTAGCAACAATGTAACAGCTGATGAATATATCCGTATGATCGCTTTAAGCCGCATCATGTTGCCTAATATTAAAAATATTCAGGCCAGCTGGCTAACGGTTGGTAAAGCCACCGCACAGCTTTGTTTACATGCAGGTGCAAACGATTTTGGATCGATTATGATCGAAGAAAATGTGGTATCGGCGGCTGGTGCTCCACACCGTTTTACCGCGAATGGCATTCAGCAATCTATTAAAGCCGCAGGTTTCGAACCTCAGTTACGCGGACAAAAATATAACTACAGAGATTTACCTGAACATTTGGAAGAGCAGGTAATTACGTACTAG
- a CDS encoding pitrilysin family protein produces MVDFNRFTLANGLKVLVHEDATTPMAVLNILYDVGARDEDPEKTGFAHLFEHLMFGGSVNIPNYDEPLQRVGGENNAFTSNDITNYYITLPAENLETAFWLESDRMLSLAFSEKSLDTQRNVVSEEFKQRYLNQPYGDVWLKLRPLAYKKHSYRWATIGKELSHIENATMDDVKAFFKKHYTPQNAILVVGGNVKTEDVKKLAEKWFEPIPAGDKYNRDLIQEEPQTEARKETVKANVPLNAIYMAFKMPGRLNQDYYAFDLLSDILSRGQSSRLYNSLLKEQKLFSDINAYISSSLDPGLFVVEGKLVEGVTVETAEKAIWVELEKLKAELVSDNELKKVKNKVESVLVFSEMSLLDKAMNLAYYELLGDAALLNGETEEFLKVEAEDIKRISNETFQPNSSSTLYYLTEENA; encoded by the coding sequence ATGGTAGATTTTAATCGTTTTACGCTGGCCAATGGTTTAAAAGTTTTGGTGCATGAAGATGCTACAACTCCAATGGCAGTTTTAAATATTTTATATGATGTGGGTGCCCGTGATGAGGACCCGGAAAAAACCGGTTTTGCGCATTTGTTTGAGCATTTAATGTTCGGCGGATCGGTAAACATCCCCAATTATGACGAACCTTTGCAGCGCGTAGGAGGTGAGAATAACGCTTTTACAAGTAACGATATCACTAATTATTACATCACACTGCCTGCTGAAAACCTGGAAACAGCATTTTGGCTGGAGAGCGACCGCATGCTGAGCCTGGCTTTCTCTGAAAAAAGCTTAGATACCCAGCGGAATGTAGTGAGCGAAGAATTTAAGCAACGTTATCTTAATCAGCCTTATGGCGATGTTTGGTTAAAGTTGCGTCCGTTGGCTTATAAAAAGCATTCTTACCGCTGGGCAACTATCGGGAAAGAACTTTCGCATATCGAAAATGCAACAATGGACGATGTGAAAGCATTTTTTAAGAAACATTATACTCCACAAAATGCAATTTTAGTAGTGGGTGGCAATGTGAAAACAGAAGATGTGAAAAAACTGGCAGAAAAATGGTTCGAACCGATCCCAGCTGGTGATAAATATAACCGGGATCTGATTCAGGAAGAACCGCAAACAGAAGCCAGAAAAGAAACCGTTAAAGCAAACGTGCCTTTAAATGCAATTTATATGGCTTTTAAAATGCCGGGAAGGTTAAATCAAGATTATTACGCTTTTGATTTATTATCTGATATTTTATCGCGTGGACAATCTTCACGTTTGTATAACAGCTTGCTGAAAGAACAGAAACTTTTTAGCGATATCAATGCCTACATTTCGAGCAGTTTAGATCCAGGTTTGTTTGTTGTTGAAGGTAAACTGGTAGAAGGTGTAACCGTGGAAACGGCAGAAAAGGCAATCTGGGTTGAGCTGGAAAAATTAAAAGCCGAACTGGTGTCTGATAACGAATTAAAGAAGGTAAAAAACAAGGTAGAATCGGTACTTGTTTTTTCTGAGATGAGCCTGCTAGATAAAGCGATGAACCTGGCTTATTACGAATTACTGGGAGATGCAGCTTTATTGAACGGGGAAACCGAAGAATTTTTAAAAGTAGAGGCAGAAGATATCAAAAGGATATCCAACGAAACTTTCCAACCAAATTCATCGTCAACTTTATATTATTTAACTGAAGAAAATGCTTAA
- a CDS encoding pitrilysin family protein, with the protein MLNRQQAPDFKQVSTINFIHPEKKVLDNGVPVFTIYSGEQDLVRIEFIFDNVNWKLEKPLQAIAVSALINNGTNKLSAKEIAEQIDFYGAFFQTEYVQDQSSVTLYTLNKHLHSVLPIVKDVLSESKFPQDELDIYIQNQKQKLQVNLKKNDVLSRKEFAQALFGDTAYGVNIKADHYDALKREDLIEYFKAAYAPNNCTIIASGKFDISSFNLLNDAFGKDWEKSNAVKNSFDFTATEKQFVYTEKPEALQSAIRIGQLAINRKHEDFSGLQILNTVLGGYFGSRLMNNIREDKGYTYGIGSGISSLQQAGYLFIATEVGADVCSAALTEIYKEIELLKNELVGEEELNLVRNYMLGSMLGSLENVFSHADKFKNIYFSGLDYDYYTKYIEKVKTITAEELLALANKYLRTDHFTEVVIGKK; encoded by the coding sequence ATGCTTAACAGACAACAGGCGCCTGATTTTAAGCAGGTATCAACAATAAATTTTATCCATCCGGAAAAAAAAGTATTAGATAATGGTGTACCCGTTTTTACGATTTATTCTGGAGAACAGGATCTGGTACGTATTGAATTTATTTTTGATAACGTAAACTGGAAATTGGAAAAACCATTACAGGCCATTGCAGTAAGTGCCCTGATTAATAATGGAACAAATAAATTATCGGCAAAAGAGATAGCAGAACAAATTGATTTTTATGGCGCATTTTTCCAAACAGAATATGTCCAGGATCAATCTTCGGTTACATTGTATACTTTAAATAAACATTTACATTCGGTATTGCCCATTGTGAAGGATGTTTTATCAGAAAGCAAGTTCCCACAAGATGAGCTTGATATTTATATCCAAAATCAGAAGCAAAAGCTACAGGTAAACCTGAAGAAAAATGATGTTCTTTCGAGAAAAGAATTTGCACAAGCTTTATTTGGCGATACGGCTTATGGCGTAAATATTAAAGCAGACCATTACGATGCATTAAAACGTGAAGATTTAATTGAATATTTTAAGGCTGCCTACGCACCAAATAATTGTACCATAATCGCTTCAGGGAAGTTTGATATTTCAAGCTTTAATCTGTTAAACGATGCTTTCGGAAAGGATTGGGAAAAAAGTAATGCGGTAAAGAATAGTTTCGATTTCACCGCAACGGAAAAACAGTTTGTTTATACCGAAAAACCAGAGGCTTTACAATCGGCAATCAGAATAGGACAGTTGGCAATTAATCGTAAACATGAAGACTTTTCTGGACTTCAGATTTTAAATACTGTTTTAGGTGGTTACTTTGGATCACGTTTGATGAACAATATCCGCGAAGATAAAGGATACACTTATGGTATTGGTTCTGGTATTTCTTCATTACAGCAAGCAGGTTATCTGTTTATCGCTACAGAAGTTGGTGCCGATGTTTGTTCGGCTGCATTAACAGAGATTTACAAAGAAATAGAGCTGTTAAAAAATGAACTGGTAGGGGAAGAAGAACTGAATCTGGTTCGAAATTACATGTTGGGATCAATGCTGGGCAGTTTGGAAAATGTATTCTCACACGCCGATAAATTCAAGAATATTTACTTCTCAGGATTGGATTACGACTACTATACAAAATATATAGAGAAGGTTAAAACCATTACTGCTGAAGAATTACTTGCTTTGGCGAATAAATACCTCAGAACCGATCATTTTACAGAGGTGGTGATCGGGAAGAAATAA
- a CDS encoding pyrimidine/purine nucleoside phosphorylase has translation MITENQYFDGNVKSLGYETAEGKSTIGVINPGEYTFGTAQKEIMHVIEGELSALLPDTADWKSIKAGSNFEVPANSSFKVRANVQTTYLCQYR, from the coding sequence ATGATTACTGAAAACCAATATTTTGATGGCAACGTTAAATCGTTAGGCTATGAAACCGCCGAGGGAAAATCGACTATCGGCGTTATAAATCCTGGAGAATATACTTTTGGAACCGCACAGAAAGAAATTATGCATGTTATTGAGGGTGAGCTATCAGCACTTTTACCTGATACAGCCGATTGGAAAAGCATTAAAGCAGGAAGTAATTTTGAAGTGCCTGCAAACTCCTCATTTAAAGTAAGGGCCAACGTGCAAACGACCTATCTTTGCCAGTACAGATAG